From the Apus apus isolate bApuApu2 chromosome 4, bApuApu2.pri.cur, whole genome shotgun sequence genome, one window contains:
- the LOC127383530 gene encoding UDP-glucuronosyltransferase 2A2-like isoform X5, which produces MAIKNTSSKKYLQLLLLQVALLGPAFCGNVLIWPTEGSHWLNVKIVIQELIHRGHNVSILVSNASLFIKPRAEAVGKFEVYNVPFKKDTTENLIKDIVALWLNNRPTTLTFWQFYKELGKLSKNWHQMNRLMCDAVLTNQELMGHLQRSSYDLLLSDPVTLCGDLLALKLTIPFIYSLRFSPASTVERHCGKIPAPPSYAPAALSELTDCMSFGERIKNIVSYHLQDYVFQSYWGEWDTYYSKILGRPTTLCETMGKAEIWLIRTYWDFEFPRPFLPNFEFVGGLHCKPAKPLPKEMEEFVQSSGKHGIVVFSLGSMIYNLTDEKSNVIAKALSQLPQKVLWRYKGKKPETLGSNTRIYDWIPQNDLLGHPLTKAFITHGGTNGIYEAIYHGVPMVGIPLFADQHDNIAHMRAKGAAVELDFSTLKTQDLVDALNTVINNSTYKENVLRLSRIHHDQPVKPLDRAVFWIEFVMRHKGAKHLRPAAHNLTWYQYHCLDVLAFLFTCTAIAIFILVKCCLFCCRCGRVAKKKKE; this is translated from the exons ATGGCCATAAAAAACACCAGCTCTAAGAAAtacctccagctgctccttcttcAGGTTGCCCTGCTAGGGCCTGCCTTCTGTGGGAACGTGTTGATCTGGCCAACAGAAGGCAGCCACTGGCTGAACGTGAAGATAGTTATACAGGAGCTCATCCACCGCGGGCACAATGTTTCCATCCTGGTATCCAATGCTTCCCTCTTCATTAAGCCCAGGGCTGAGGCTGTGGGGAAGTTTGAGGTCTATAATGTGCCCTTCAAGAAAGACACCACTGAGAACTTGATCAAGGATATAGTGGCACTGTGGCTGAATAACAGGCCAACCACCTTGACGTTCTGGCAGTTTTACAAGGAGCTGGGAAAACTGTCCAAAAACTGGCACCAGATGAACAGGCTAATGTGCGATGCAGTGCTAACCAACCAAGAACTGATGGGCCACTTGCAGAGGTCTAGCTATGACCTTCTGCTGTCAGACCCAGTGACTCTCTGTGGGGACCTCCTGGCTCTCAAGTTGACCATCCCATTCATCTACTCGCTGCGCTTCTCCCCAGCCTCCACTGTGGAGAGGCACTGCGGCAAGATCCCAGCCCCACCATCCTATGCGCCCGCAGCCCTGTCCGAGCTCACCGACTGCATGTCCTTTGGTGAGAGAATAAAAAACATTGTGTCCTACCACCTGCAAGACTACGTTTTCCAGAGCTACTGGGGAGAATGGGATACCTACTATAGCAAAATCTTAG GAAGACCCACAACCCTGTGTGAGACGATGGGGAAAGCAGAAATATGGTTAATCAGAACATACTGGGATTTTGAATTTCCACGCCCTTTTCTGCCCAACTTTGAATTCGTTGGAGGACTTCACTGCAAGCCTGCAAAGCCATTACCAAAG GAAATGGAAGAATTTGTTCAGAGCTCAGGGAAACATGGCATCGTGGTATTCTCTCTTGGGTCGATGATCTACAACTTAACTGACGAAAAAAGTAATGTGATTGCCAAAGCCCTCAGCCAGCTTCCACAAAAG GTCCTCTGGCggtacaaaggaaaaaaaccagaaactcTGGGCTCCAACACCAGGATTTATGACTGGATACCCCAAAATGACCTGCTTG GCCATCCCTTGACGAAGGCCTTTATTACTCATGGTGGGACCAATGGGATCTATGAAGCTATCTACCACGGTGTCCCAATGGTTGGGATTCCTCTATTTGCAGACCAGCATGACAACATTGCTCACATGAGGGCAAAGGGAGCTGCAGTTGAGTTGGATTTCAGCACACTGAAGACACAGGACCTAGTTGATGCACTGAATACAGTCATTAACAATTCCAC gtatAAGGAAAATGTTCTAAGGTTATCCAGGATACACCACGACCAGCCAGTTAAGCCTCTGGACAGAGCTGTCTTCTGGATTGAATTTGTCATGCGTCACAAAGGAGCAAAGCACTTGAGACCAGCTGCTCACAATCTCACCTGGTACCAGTACCACTGCCTGGATGTTCTGGCATTCTTGTTCACCTGTACAGCCATTGCTATCTTCATTCTTGTCAAGTGTTGCTTATTTTGCTGTAGATGTGGCAGGGTtgcaaagaagaagaaagaatag
- the LOC127383530 gene encoding UDP-glucuronosyltransferase 2A2-like isoform X2 has protein sequence MAIKNTSSKKYLQLLLLQVALLGPAFCGNVLIWPTEGSHWLNVKIVIQELIHRGHNVSILVSNASLFIKPRAEAVGKFEVYNVPFKKDTTENLIKDIVALWLNNRPTTLTFWQFYKELGKLSKNWHQMNRLMCDAVLTNQELMGHLQRSSYDLLLSDPVTLCGDLLALKLTIPFIYSLRFSPASTVERHCGKIPAPPSYAPAALSELTDCMSFGERIKNIVSYHLQDYVFQSYWGEWDTYYSKILDNSHWLNMEYILQELVVRGHKVTVLMPSCFLIFNHTQPSPFQFEVVEVPITKKEMDTLLQESFDCFFYKERDLSAWETVHKIAQLVYNMKNVTRIICDEVLKNEVLLERLRASTFDVLLADPLSPSGELFAEKLGIPFVYTIRFSLGNTLERLCGALPAPPSYVPATLTGLTDRMSFLERLKNIFAYTIQDIIYHIIIWGSWDQYYSDVLGRPTTLCETMGKAEIWLIRTYWDFEFPRPFLPNFEFVGGLHCKPAKPLPKVLWRYKGKKPETLGSNTRIYDWIPQNDLLGHPLTKAFITHGGTNGIYEAIYHGVPMVGIPLFADQHDNIAHMRAKGAAVELDFSTLKTQDLVDALNTVINNSTYKENVLRLSRIHHDQPVKPLDRAVFWIEFVMRHKGAKHLRPAAHNLTWYQYHCLDVLAFLFTCTAIAIFILVKCCLFCCRCGRVAKKKKE, from the exons ATGGCCATAAAAAACACCAGCTCTAAGAAAtacctccagctgctccttcttcAGGTTGCCCTGCTAGGGCCTGCCTTCTGTGGGAACGTGTTGATCTGGCCAACAGAAGGCAGCCACTGGCTGAACGTGAAGATAGTTATACAGGAGCTCATCCACCGCGGGCACAATGTTTCCATCCTGGTATCCAATGCTTCCCTCTTCATTAAGCCCAGGGCTGAGGCTGTGGGGAAGTTTGAGGTCTATAATGTGCCCTTCAAGAAAGACACCACTGAGAACTTGATCAAGGATATAGTGGCACTGTGGCTGAATAACAGGCCAACCACCTTGACGTTCTGGCAGTTTTACAAGGAGCTGGGAAAACTGTCCAAAAACTGGCACCAGATGAACAGGCTAATGTGCGATGCAGTGCTAACCAACCAAGAACTGATGGGCCACTTGCAGAGGTCTAGCTATGACCTTCTGCTGTCAGACCCAGTGACTCTCTGTGGGGACCTCCTGGCTCTCAAGTTGACCATCCCATTCATCTACTCGCTGCGCTTCTCCCCAGCCTCCACTGTGGAGAGGCACTGCGGCAAGATCCCAGCCCCACCATCCTATGCGCCCGCAGCCCTGTCCGAGCTCACCGACTGCATGTCCTTTGGTGAGAGAATAAAAAACATTGTGTCCTACCACCTGCAAGACTACGTTTTCCAGAGCTACTGGGGAGAATGGGATACCTACTATAGCAAAATCTTA GACAACAGCCACTGGCTGAACATGGAGTACATACTCCAGGAGCTTGTGGTCCGGGGCCACAAAGTGACCGTGCTGATGCCTTCATGCTTCCTCATCTTCAACCACACACAGCCCTCACCCTTCCAGTTTGAGGTGGTTGAGGTGCCAATCACCAAAAAGGAGATGGATACCTTGTTGCAAGAATCTTTCGATTGTTTCTTTTACAAGGAGAGAGACCTATCTGCCTGGGAAACTGTTCACAAGATAGCTCAGCTGGTGTACAACATGAAGAATGTAACCAGAATAATTTGTGATGAAGTCCTGAAGAatgaggtgctgctggagagactCAGGGCATCTACCTTTGATGTCCTCTTGGCAGACCCACTGTCACCCAGTGGGGAGCTGTTTGCTGAGAAGCTGGGTATCCCCTTTGTGTACACCATCCGCTTCTCCCTAGGCAACACATTGGAACGGCTCTGTGGGGCActcccagcacctccttccTACGTACCAGCCACCCTAACTGGCCTAACAGATAGGATGTCCTTCCTGGAAAGGCTAAAAAACATCTTTGCCTACACCATACAGGATATCATCTATCATATCATTATCTGGGGAAGCTGGGATCAATACTACAGTGATGTTTTAG GAAGACCCACAACCCTGTGTGAGACGATGGGGAAAGCAGAAATATGGTTAATCAGAACATACTGGGATTTTGAATTTCCACGCCCTTTTCTGCCCAACTTTGAATTCGTTGGAGGACTTCACTGCAAGCCTGCAAAGCCATTACCAAAG GTCCTCTGGCggtacaaaggaaaaaaaccagaaactcTGGGCTCCAACACCAGGATTTATGACTGGATACCCCAAAATGACCTGCTTG GCCATCCCTTGACGAAGGCCTTTATTACTCATGGTGGGACCAATGGGATCTATGAAGCTATCTACCACGGTGTCCCAATGGTTGGGATTCCTCTATTTGCAGACCAGCATGACAACATTGCTCACATGAGGGCAAAGGGAGCTGCAGTTGAGTTGGATTTCAGCACACTGAAGACACAGGACCTAGTTGATGCACTGAATACAGTCATTAACAATTCCAC gtatAAGGAAAATGTTCTAAGGTTATCCAGGATACACCACGACCAGCCAGTTAAGCCTCTGGACAGAGCTGTCTTCTGGATTGAATTTGTCATGCGTCACAAAGGAGCAAAGCACTTGAGACCAGCTGCTCACAATCTCACCTGGTACCAGTACCACTGCCTGGATGTTCTGGCATTCTTGTTCACCTGTACAGCCATTGCTATCTTCATTCTTGTCAAGTGTTGCTTATTTTGCTGTAGATGTGGCAGGGTtgcaaagaagaagaaagaatag
- the LOC127383530 gene encoding UDP-glucuronosyltransferase 2A1-like isoform X6, whose translation MAIKNTSSKKYLQLLLLQVALLGPAFCGNVLIWPTEGSHWLNVKIVIQELIHRGHNVSILVSNASLFIKPRAEAVGKFEVYNVPFKKDTTENLIKDIVALWLNNRPTTLTDLSAWETVHKIAQLVYNMKNVTRIICDEVLKNEVLLERLRASTFDVLLADPLSPSGELFAEKLGIPFVYTIRFSLGNTLERLCGALPAPPSYVPATLTGLTDRMSFLERLKNIFAYTIQDIIYHIIIWGSWDQYYSDVLGRPTTLCETMGKAEIWLIRTYWDFEFPRPFLPNFEFVGGLHCKPAKPLPKEMEEFVQSSGKHGIVVFSLGSMIYNLTDEKSNVIAKALSQLPQKVLWRYKGKKPETLGSNTRIYDWIPQNDLLGHPLTKAFITHGGTNGIYEAIYHGVPMVGIPLFADQHDNIAHMRAKGAAVELDFSTLKTQDLVDALNTVINNSTYKENVLRLSRIHHDQPVKPLDRAVFWIEFVMRHKGAKHLRPAAHNLTWYQYHCLDVLAFLFTCTAIAIFILVKCCLFCCRCGRVAKKKKE comes from the exons ATGGCCATAAAAAACACCAGCTCTAAGAAAtacctccagctgctccttcttcAGGTTGCCCTGCTAGGGCCTGCCTTCTGTGGGAACGTGTTGATCTGGCCAACAGAAGGCAGCCACTGGCTGAACGTGAAGATAGTTATACAGGAGCTCATCCACCGCGGGCACAATGTTTCCATCCTGGTATCCAATGCTTCCCTCTTCATTAAGCCCAGGGCTGAGGCTGTGGGGAAGTTTGAGGTCTATAATGTGCCCTTCAAGAAAGACACCACTGAGAACTTGATCAAGGATATAGTGGCACTGTGGCTGAATAACAGGCCAACCACCTTGAC AGACCTATCTGCCTGGGAAACTGTTCACAAGATAGCTCAGCTGGTGTACAACATGAAGAATGTAACCAGAATAATTTGTGATGAAGTCCTGAAGAatgaggtgctgctggagagactCAGGGCATCTACCTTTGATGTCCTCTTGGCAGACCCACTGTCACCCAGTGGGGAGCTGTTTGCTGAGAAGCTGGGTATCCCCTTTGTGTACACCATCCGCTTCTCCCTAGGCAACACATTGGAACGGCTCTGTGGGGCActcccagcacctccttccTACGTACCAGCCACCCTAACTGGCCTAACAGATAGGATGTCCTTCCTGGAAAGGCTAAAAAACATCTTTGCCTACACCATACAGGATATCATCTATCATATCATTATCTGGGGAAGCTGGGATCAATACTACAGTGATGTTTTAG GAAGACCCACAACCCTGTGTGAGACGATGGGGAAAGCAGAAATATGGTTAATCAGAACATACTGGGATTTTGAATTTCCACGCCCTTTTCTGCCCAACTTTGAATTCGTTGGAGGACTTCACTGCAAGCCTGCAAAGCCATTACCAAAG GAAATGGAAGAATTTGTTCAGAGCTCAGGGAAACATGGCATCGTGGTATTCTCTCTTGGGTCGATGATCTACAACTTAACTGACGAAAAAAGTAATGTGATTGCCAAAGCCCTCAGCCAGCTTCCACAAAAG GTCCTCTGGCggtacaaaggaaaaaaaccagaaactcTGGGCTCCAACACCAGGATTTATGACTGGATACCCCAAAATGACCTGCTTG GCCATCCCTTGACGAAGGCCTTTATTACTCATGGTGGGACCAATGGGATCTATGAAGCTATCTACCACGGTGTCCCAATGGTTGGGATTCCTCTATTTGCAGACCAGCATGACAACATTGCTCACATGAGGGCAAAGGGAGCTGCAGTTGAGTTGGATTTCAGCACACTGAAGACACAGGACCTAGTTGATGCACTGAATACAGTCATTAACAATTCCAC gtatAAGGAAAATGTTCTAAGGTTATCCAGGATACACCACGACCAGCCAGTTAAGCCTCTGGACAGAGCTGTCTTCTGGATTGAATTTGTCATGCGTCACAAAGGAGCAAAGCACTTGAGACCAGCTGCTCACAATCTCACCTGGTACCAGTACCACTGCCTGGATGTTCTGGCATTCTTGTTCACCTGTACAGCCATTGCTATCTTCATTCTTGTCAAGTGTTGCTTATTTTGCTGTAGATGTGGCAGGGTtgcaaagaagaagaaagaatag
- the LOC127383530 gene encoding UDP-glucuronosyltransferase 2A1-like isoform X4, which produces MAIKNTSSKKYLQLLLLQVALLGPAFCGNVLIWPTEGSHWLNVKIVIQELIHRGHNVSILVSNASLFIKPRAEAVGKFEVYNVPFKKDTTENLIKDIVALWLNNRPTTLTFWQFYKELGKLSKNWHQMNRLMCDAVLTNQELMEKLQQAKFDILIADPLSVGGELIAEILAIPFVYSFRFSDGNVVERLCGGLPSPPSYVPASTRGLTDRMPFVERLQNFLFYFYMDLFFLKFWRDEWDGYYSYALGRPTTLCETMGKAEIWLIRTYWDFEFPRPFLPNFEFVGGLHCKPAKPLPKEMEEFVQSSGKHGIVVFSLGSMIYNLTDEKSNVIAKALSQLPQKVLWRYKGKKPETLGSNTRIYDWIPQNDLLGHPLTKAFITHGGTNGIYEAIYHGVPMVGIPLFADQHDNIAHMRAKGAAVELDFSTLKTQDLVDALNTVINNSTYKENVLRLSRIHHDQPVKPLDRAVFWIEFVMRHKGAKHLRPAAHNLTWYQYHCLDVLAFLFTCTAIAIFILVKCCLFCCRCGRVAKKKKE; this is translated from the exons ATGGCCATAAAAAACACCAGCTCTAAGAAAtacctccagctgctccttcttcAGGTTGCCCTGCTAGGGCCTGCCTTCTGTGGGAACGTGTTGATCTGGCCAACAGAAGGCAGCCACTGGCTGAACGTGAAGATAGTTATACAGGAGCTCATCCACCGCGGGCACAATGTTTCCATCCTGGTATCCAATGCTTCCCTCTTCATTAAGCCCAGGGCTGAGGCTGTGGGGAAGTTTGAGGTCTATAATGTGCCCTTCAAGAAAGACACCACTGAGAACTTGATCAAGGATATAGTGGCACTGTGGCTGAATAACAGGCCAACCACCTTGACGTTCTGGCAGTTTTACAAGGAGCTGGGAAAACTGTCCAAAAACTGGCACCAGATGAACAGGCTAATGTGCGATGCAGTGCTAACCAACCAAGAACTGATGG aaaagctgcagcaggcCAAGTTTGATATTCTGATCGCTGACCCCCTGTCTGTAGGTGGCGAGCTCATAGCAGAAATCCTAGCAATCCCTTTTGTCTACAGCTTCCGTTTCTCTGATGGGAATGTGGTTGAACGGCTGTGTGGTGGGCTCCCATCCCCACCATCTTATGTGCCTGCTAGCACCAGGGGCCTGACAGACCGAATGCCCTTTGTGGAAAGACTACAGAACTTCCTATTTTACTTCtacatggatttatttttcttaaagttttGGCGAGATGAATGGGATGGGTATTACAGTTATGCCTTAG GAAGACCCACAACCCTGTGTGAGACGATGGGGAAAGCAGAAATATGGTTAATCAGAACATACTGGGATTTTGAATTTCCACGCCCTTTTCTGCCCAACTTTGAATTCGTTGGAGGACTTCACTGCAAGCCTGCAAAGCCATTACCAAAG GAAATGGAAGAATTTGTTCAGAGCTCAGGGAAACATGGCATCGTGGTATTCTCTCTTGGGTCGATGATCTACAACTTAACTGACGAAAAAAGTAATGTGATTGCCAAAGCCCTCAGCCAGCTTCCACAAAAG GTCCTCTGGCggtacaaaggaaaaaaaccagaaactcTGGGCTCCAACACCAGGATTTATGACTGGATACCCCAAAATGACCTGCTTG GCCATCCCTTGACGAAGGCCTTTATTACTCATGGTGGGACCAATGGGATCTATGAAGCTATCTACCACGGTGTCCCAATGGTTGGGATTCCTCTATTTGCAGACCAGCATGACAACATTGCTCACATGAGGGCAAAGGGAGCTGCAGTTGAGTTGGATTTCAGCACACTGAAGACACAGGACCTAGTTGATGCACTGAATACAGTCATTAACAATTCCAC gtatAAGGAAAATGTTCTAAGGTTATCCAGGATACACCACGACCAGCCAGTTAAGCCTCTGGACAGAGCTGTCTTCTGGATTGAATTTGTCATGCGTCACAAAGGAGCAAAGCACTTGAGACCAGCTGCTCACAATCTCACCTGGTACCAGTACCACTGCCTGGATGTTCTGGCATTCTTGTTCACCTGTACAGCCATTGCTATCTTCATTCTTGTCAAGTGTTGCTTATTTTGCTGTAGATGTGGCAGGGTtgcaaagaagaagaaagaatag
- the LOC127383530 gene encoding UDP-glucuronosyltransferase 2C1-like isoform X3 translates to MMGPRFLWLLWAYACCWNAGFCGKVVVWPTDASHWINVKVLLEELVLRGHEVTVLVPSSNLLINYQDTSSPFTFEVLQVPFTQKTLDAFMDDFINFYLNEISNASAWQIMWRMKKDLEIFSNMSKQACDTAMNPQLIEKLQQAKFDILIADPLSVGGELIAEILAIPFVYSFRFSDGNVVERLCGGLPSPPSYVPASTRGLTDRMPFVERLQNFLFYFYMDLFFLKFWRDEWDGYYSYALGRPTTLCETMGKAEIWLIRTYWDFEFPRPFLPNFEFVGGLHCKPAKPLPKEMEEFVQSSGKHGIVVFSLGSMIYNLTDEKSNVIAKALSQLPQKVLWRYKGKKPETLGSNTRIYDWIPQNDLLGHPLTKAFITHGGTNGIYEAIYHGVPMVGIPLFADQHDNIAHMRAKGAAVELDFSTLKTQDLVDALNTVINNSTYKENVLRLSRIHHDQPVKPLDRAVFWIEFVMRHKGAKHLRPAAHNLTWYQYHCLDVLAFLFTCTAIAIFILVKCCLFCCRCGRVAKKKKE, encoded by the exons ATGATGGGGCCAAGGTTcctctggctgctctgggcCTATGCATGCTGCTGGAATGCTGGTTTTTGCGGGAAGGTGGTGGTCTGGCCCACCGATGCAAGCCACTGGATCAATGTGAAAGTGTTGCTGGAAGAGCTTGTTCTCCGGGGTCATGAAGTGACTGTGCTGGTGCCCTCAAGCAATCTGCTGATCAACTACCAAGACACCTCTTCCCCCTTCACCTTTGAGGTCCTGCAAGTCCCCTTTACCCAGAAGACCCTAGATGCTTTCATGGACGACTTCATCAATTTCTATCTAAATGAGATCTCTAATGCCTCTGCTTGGCAGATCATGTGGAGGATGAAAAAGGACTTGGAGATCTTTTCCAATATGTCAAAGCAGGCTTGTGACACTGCAATGAACCCTCAGCTAatagaaaagctgcagcaggcCAAGTTTGATATTCTGATCGCTGACCCCCTGTCTGTAGGTGGCGAGCTCATAGCAGAAATCCTAGCAATCCCTTTTGTCTACAGCTTCCGTTTCTCTGATGGGAATGTGGTTGAACGGCTGTGTGGTGGGCTCCCATCCCCACCATCTTATGTGCCTGCTAGCACCAGGGGCCTGACAGACCGAATGCCCTTTGTGGAAAGACTACAGAACTTCCTATTTTACTTCtacatggatttatttttcttaaagttttGGCGAGATGAATGGGATGGGTATTACAGTTATGCCTTAG GAAGACCCACAACCCTGTGTGAGACGATGGGGAAAGCAGAAATATGGTTAATCAGAACATACTGGGATTTTGAATTTCCACGCCCTTTTCTGCCCAACTTTGAATTCGTTGGAGGACTTCACTGCAAGCCTGCAAAGCCATTACCAAAG GAAATGGAAGAATTTGTTCAGAGCTCAGGGAAACATGGCATCGTGGTATTCTCTCTTGGGTCGATGATCTACAACTTAACTGACGAAAAAAGTAATGTGATTGCCAAAGCCCTCAGCCAGCTTCCACAAAAG GTCCTCTGGCggtacaaaggaaaaaaaccagaaactcTGGGCTCCAACACCAGGATTTATGACTGGATACCCCAAAATGACCTGCTTG GCCATCCCTTGACGAAGGCCTTTATTACTCATGGTGGGACCAATGGGATCTATGAAGCTATCTACCACGGTGTCCCAATGGTTGGGATTCCTCTATTTGCAGACCAGCATGACAACATTGCTCACATGAGGGCAAAGGGAGCTGCAGTTGAGTTGGATTTCAGCACACTGAAGACACAGGACCTAGTTGATGCACTGAATACAGTCATTAACAATTCCAC gtatAAGGAAAATGTTCTAAGGTTATCCAGGATACACCACGACCAGCCAGTTAAGCCTCTGGACAGAGCTGTCTTCTGGATTGAATTTGTCATGCGTCACAAAGGAGCAAAGCACTTGAGACCAGCTGCTCACAATCTCACCTGGTACCAGTACCACTGCCTGGATGTTCTGGCATTCTTGTTCACCTGTACAGCCATTGCTATCTTCATTCTTGTCAAGTGTTGCTTATTTTGCTGTAGATGTGGCAGGGTtgcaaagaagaagaaagaatag
- the LOC127383530 gene encoding UDP-glucuronosyltransferase 2A2-like isoform X7 has translation MAIKNTSSKKYLQLLLLQVALLGPAFCGNVLIWPTEGSHWLNVKIVIQELIHRGHNVSILVSNASLFIKPRAEAVGKFEVYNVPFKKDTTENLIKDIVALWLNNRPTTLTFWQFYKELGKLSKNWHQMNRLMCDAVLTNQELMGHLQRSSYDLLLSDPVTLCGDLLALKLTIPFIYSLRFSPASTVERHCGKIPAPPSYAPAALSELTDCMSFGERIKNIVSYHLQDYVFQSYWGEWDTYYSKILGRPTTLCETMGKAEIWLIRTYWDFEFPRPFLPNFEFVGGLHCKPAKPLPKVLWRYKGKKPETLGSNTRIYDWIPQNDLLGHPLTKAFITHGGTNGIYEAIYHGVPMVGIPLFADQHDNIAHMRAKGAAVELDFSTLKTQDLVDALNTVINNSTYKENVLRLSRIHHDQPVKPLDRAVFWIEFVMRHKGAKHLRPAAHNLTWYQYHCLDVLAFLFTCTAIAIFILVKCCLFCCRCGRVAKKKKE, from the exons ATGGCCATAAAAAACACCAGCTCTAAGAAAtacctccagctgctccttcttcAGGTTGCCCTGCTAGGGCCTGCCTTCTGTGGGAACGTGTTGATCTGGCCAACAGAAGGCAGCCACTGGCTGAACGTGAAGATAGTTATACAGGAGCTCATCCACCGCGGGCACAATGTTTCCATCCTGGTATCCAATGCTTCCCTCTTCATTAAGCCCAGGGCTGAGGCTGTGGGGAAGTTTGAGGTCTATAATGTGCCCTTCAAGAAAGACACCACTGAGAACTTGATCAAGGATATAGTGGCACTGTGGCTGAATAACAGGCCAACCACCTTGACGTTCTGGCAGTTTTACAAGGAGCTGGGAAAACTGTCCAAAAACTGGCACCAGATGAACAGGCTAATGTGCGATGCAGTGCTAACCAACCAAGAACTGATGGGCCACTTGCAGAGGTCTAGCTATGACCTTCTGCTGTCAGACCCAGTGACTCTCTGTGGGGACCTCCTGGCTCTCAAGTTGACCATCCCATTCATCTACTCGCTGCGCTTCTCCCCAGCCTCCACTGTGGAGAGGCACTGCGGCAAGATCCCAGCCCCACCATCCTATGCGCCCGCAGCCCTGTCCGAGCTCACCGACTGCATGTCCTTTGGTGAGAGAATAAAAAACATTGTGTCCTACCACCTGCAAGACTACGTTTTCCAGAGCTACTGGGGAGAATGGGATACCTACTATAGCAAAATCTTAG GAAGACCCACAACCCTGTGTGAGACGATGGGGAAAGCAGAAATATGGTTAATCAGAACATACTGGGATTTTGAATTTCCACGCCCTTTTCTGCCCAACTTTGAATTCGTTGGAGGACTTCACTGCAAGCCTGCAAAGCCATTACCAAAG GTCCTCTGGCggtacaaaggaaaaaaaccagaaactcTGGGCTCCAACACCAGGATTTATGACTGGATACCCCAAAATGACCTGCTTG GCCATCCCTTGACGAAGGCCTTTATTACTCATGGTGGGACCAATGGGATCTATGAAGCTATCTACCACGGTGTCCCAATGGTTGGGATTCCTCTATTTGCAGACCAGCATGACAACATTGCTCACATGAGGGCAAAGGGAGCTGCAGTTGAGTTGGATTTCAGCACACTGAAGACACAGGACCTAGTTGATGCACTGAATACAGTCATTAACAATTCCAC gtatAAGGAAAATGTTCTAAGGTTATCCAGGATACACCACGACCAGCCAGTTAAGCCTCTGGACAGAGCTGTCTTCTGGATTGAATTTGTCATGCGTCACAAAGGAGCAAAGCACTTGAGACCAGCTGCTCACAATCTCACCTGGTACCAGTACCACTGCCTGGATGTTCTGGCATTCTTGTTCACCTGTACAGCCATTGCTATCTTCATTCTTGTCAAGTGTTGCTTATTTTGCTGTAGATGTGGCAGGGTtgcaaagaagaagaaagaatag